The bacterium genomic interval ATGAGCCTGCCAAGAATACAATAGCAATGACTGTTATGCTTAAGCTACGAATTGATTTACACATTGTTCTTACCTCCTTTTGCGAAGAAAAGGAAACTACAAAAAGCGATTTTGCATTTGCAAATCGCTCAGTACTCTTTAGAAAAAAAATGGGAATCTACTGATTGTCAGGGGATATATTTAAATCGAGGAGGGCGGAATTAATGTACTCTTTCGGAATCAAGTTATCGAATTCACGTATCCGTTCGAGTACCTTGGCGATGCGGTCGCACTGTTTAATCATCATCGCTAATTTTTCGCGAAGAACTGTCTCATCCTTCATGGTGGACATTTCGAGAAGACGAAGCGTCCCGTGTACAATAAAAAGGGGATTGTTGATTTCGTGGTTGTAGGTGATTACCATTTGTCCAATGGCGGCGTGGCGTTCCCGGATTGCGATTTGATGGTTTGCATCCTCTAAAGCGTGGTTCTTTTCCTCTAACTCATGTTGCTGGAGCTGCAGTTTTTCATTTGCCCCTTGCACTTCCGAATACAACGCCACAACACCGCGATTTGTTTCGAGCAACTCCTCTTGTAACGAGGAGATTTCCTGTTTCAAGGTTTCGATTACTTTCAGATAATCAGACTCGATGTCGGTTACAGCATTCACAATTCGTTCAATGCCAATCTTCCTAACACTAAAGTCGCGTCGTCATTCGGTCGGGCATATTTTCCCAACAGAGTTCGCGCACACTCATACAAGTTGTATTGCCCTTTTGGTACACAGTCAATCAACCAATCACTCGTCAAACCATCGCTAAACATCGCGAAAATCATTCCATCAGAAACCTGATACTCCATTACTTTTGCTCGCGGTGTTTCCAAACCAACCGTACCATTGAAATTCACAAACCGGGTTTCGACGCCGTTGCTGAGCGTGGTGAGAACGTTTCCGACCCCAAGATACTCAATGCGTGAACTACGAGCGTGAATTCGAGCAATCGAAACTGCAGCGCCTCGGGTTTTTCGCAACTCACTATGCAAGATAGCCAGCAGTTGCTCTAACGGAATTCCAGCATTTTGCTCGATGATCCGTATCGCCATCGAAGACGCTTCGTAAGCTATTGCTCCGTGACCTAATCCATCGGCTAATGCAATCAAAGTTGTATCGCCGAGATGGATAACGGTCGCCTGATCCCCATTCGTCGATTCTCCCGGAAACGGACGGGTGACAACGACAAACGCTCCTATCGGTTGATGGGAAACTTGTTTACCGCTTTTCGCAATCCGGACTATCGCGCCTCTGGGATGATTCTTTAGTAGTTCCACGCGGTCGCAAAAACGGCGAACGGCTGGTATCCCACCGCCAAGCGATTTACCGTTCGATATTCCTTCCGACACTAAATGAGAATCGTTTATTCCCGGACCAAAATCGATAAAATCAATTATCAATTCCCGATGATGGTCGATTGGTGCACTGTACATTTTCACAACACCATACCCGCCAGCGTGTCGGGAAATGTTTGTTAACAACTCGCGAATGACAATTTCCAGTTCGTGAAAATCTCGTTCGACAAATCCGAGTTGCTTGGCAAAGAACATACCACGCGCAACAATTGTAGGAATATCGGCAATAGAATTGAACTGGATGGTTTCCAGTGCGGCGCCGGGGTCAGGGTAAATGTTTATTTTACGGGTAATACCTTCGAGCGCCATGCAATCCCCTACGCCAATGGCGCAATTGTTCGATTTGTCATCCGTAATGCCGCTTCAATCGCTCGCGACAACTTCGACTTGGTCAATATCTTCGATAAATCGACTCCGAGGTGAATTAAAGTTTGGGCGATTTCCGGATTGATACCAGAGATAATTGTTTCAGTGCCCAGCAACCGGGAAGCTGCTACTGTCTTGATCAAATGGGATGCTACTAACGTGTCAATAATCGGCACACCGGTGATATCGATAATTACGACAGTGCTTTCAGTTTCCGTTATCCGCTGTAAAATATTCTCAGTGACCTGTTGGGCGCGAACACTGTCGACGGCTCCAATGAGTGGTAATGCAAGTATCCCCTCGGCAATTTGTATCACCGGCGTCGAAAGCTCCATTACGACATTCTGTTGGTCGCGCAGTCGTTGGATCAGGGCCGTTTGCTTCTGGTGGTTACGGATATTCTCCAGCGCTGCCGCCATTTGGTTAGCAAACAACTCGAGCGGCAATAACGTGGAAATGGTGGGGCGCTTGCCGTCGCTGGGATCATCGACGTTAATCAGTCCGACAATCGCTCCGTCTGGATTGAAAAGCGGGATAAACAGAAAATCGTCGGGATGCCACTCGGCACTCTCGTTATAAGTGCGACGGCTCTTCAAGCCTTCCATTTGCGAACGATCGTGAGGAATGTAATAGGAACGGCCGATTAAGAAGTCGTCGATCAATTGATGACGGGTATCTTCGAGGGTACGTCGCGGCATCGTCCGCAATTCATCCATTTCTGCCGGGGTAATTCCCGCAAATGCAGCTCGCCGGAATGTATTGTCGATTTCGATCACCGAAACCACGCAACGTTGAAAGGTCGAATGAAGAATAATCGAATCTGCCGTTAACTGGCATAGTTGATCCATATCGGTTATCCGCAGATAACCCGAGGTAGCTTCCAGAAGTCCCAATAAACTCTCAAGCGTCCCTTTTTCGTTACCCATCGTTGTAATCCTTCTCGATCTTGCTTGTCATCGCAACCATTTGATTGTCGTAATTACGGTTCCTTTGCCTAACTCCGACCAAATCGAAAACTCATCCATTAACCGTTTGGAACCCGGCATCCCCATCCCCATTCCGCGGTGGGAGCTCCATCCTTCTTTTAATGCAAGGTCGACATTCGCTATTCCGGGTCCGTTATCGGAAAAGGTCATTTTCAGCCCGGATTTATCTTCGTTTGTCGCTCGTTCGATTTTCACAACCCCGGTTTTTGCATACTCAAAGATATTGCGTGCCAACTCACTTGCTGCGGTGGTAATTCGTGTTTGATCGACCAACGAGAAACCAAGGTTCTTTGCGTATGTCCGGCACTCCTGCCGACAAATGACGACATCTTTCTCTTCGCGAATCTCTACGATTTTCGTATCCATCACCGGTGCTTCGCTAATTTATTCAATAATGCGATGCCGCTCTCAAG includes:
- a CDS encoding SpoIIE family protein phosphatase, whose translation is MALEGITRKINIYPDPGAALETIQFNSIADIPTIVARGMFFAKQLGFVERDFHELEIVIRELLTNISRHAGGYGVVKMYSAPIDHHRELIIDFIDFGPGINDSHLVSEGISNGKSLGGGIPAVRRFCDRVELLKNHPRGAIVRIAKSGKQVSHQPIGAFVVVTRPFPGESTNGDQATVIHLGDTTLIALADGLGHGAIAYEASSMAIRIIEQNAGIPLEQLLAILHSELRKTRGAAVSIARIHARSSRIEYLGVGNVLTTLSNGVETRFVNFNGTVGLETPRAKVMEYQVSDGMIFAMFSDGLTSDWLIDCVPKGQYNLYECARTLLGKYARPNDDATLVLGRLALNEL
- a CDS encoding STAS domain-containing protein, with translation MGNEKGTLESLLGLLEATSGYLRITDMDQLCQLTADSIILHSTFQRCVVSVIEIDNTFRRAAFAGITPAEMDELRTMPRRTLEDTRHQLIDDFLIGRSYYIPHDRSQMEGLKSRRTYNESAEWHPDDFLFIPLFNPDGAIVGLINVDDPSDGKRPTISTLLPLELFANQMAAALENIRNHQKQTALIQRLRDQQNVVMELSTPVIQIAEGILALPLIGAVDSVRAQQVTENILQRITETESTVVIIDITGVPIIDTLVASHLIKTVAASRLLGTETIISGINPEIAQTLIHLGVDLSKILTKSKLSRAIEAALRMTNRTIAPLA
- a CDS encoding anti-sigma regulatory factor, with the protein product MDTKIVEIREEKDVVICRQECRTYAKNLGFSLVDQTRITTAASELARNIFEYAKTGVVKIERATNEDKSGLKMTFSDNGPGIANVDLALKEGWSSHRGMGMGMPGSKRLMDEFSIWSELGKGTVITTIKWLR